The sequence AACGTAGCCCTTGCTTATTGCTAGATATTTGCTTGCTCTTGATTCCAGCGCACCCAATCGCCGTGGGTAATCTGATGATCGTTGGTTAAATGTTGGGTGACCCGTTCGCTGGCATAATACATCCAGGCTAGTATTTGTTGCTCGCCAACGTTAACATAACGTGCAACGCGTAAATACCAACTATTGCCATCAGGGCGAAATTGCTCAAGTTCGTCGATTTCACGCATGACAGTTTCATACAGTGCTGGCTCAATTTCAACCAATGTACCGACGACGCTACCTTCGCCGACAATCATATAGGGGTAGCGATTGGCATAGAGCTGATGTTGCTGCACGATCGCGGGGGTTTCGCTGCGGGTTTTGCCTTCGAGGTAGATTTTCCAGTTGTACTCGCCAGTGCGTAATGTGCCATAGACAAACAATGGCAAGGGTGTCTCGTAAGCTGGTTGGTCGCTCATTGTTATATCCTTACTTAATCAATCCGAGCATAGGCTCGAACTGGAAATGTGCCAAATTGTTTAACTTTAACTGGAACTGCTGAGAAATGAAAGCCGCTGATTGGTAGCTGATCAAGCTGGCAAAGATGTTCAACAATCGGAATATTGTTGCCTAATAATATTGTATGTACAGGTCGTGTGCCAGTATCGGTGTTATCAATATTATAAGAATCGATGCCAACCAGCGTCGCTTGGGCCTGCACCAAATATTCTGCTGCTGCTGCCGTGAGGTAGGGATGGCCTTCGAAATACTGGTCTGTGCGCCAGTGTTGCGACCAGTTGGTATTAACTAAAACGGCCTTACCTTTGAGATCCAAGCCAGCAAAGGCCGCAGCCTCGATCGCTCGTCCATTAGCCAGATCATGGCGAATGAGCACAGCCTCAAGCTCGGCAATTTGAGTTAACGTTAATTCCGATAAATCCTTGCCATCAGCAAAACGATGAAACGGGCTATCAAGATAGGTTCCGGTATTGGCAACCAGCTCAATTTTGCCA is a genomic window of Chloroflexota bacterium containing:
- a CDS encoding gamma-glutamylcyclotransferase, translated to MSDQPAYETPLPLFVYGTLRTGEYNWKIYLEGKTRSETPAIVQQHQLYANRYPYMIVGEGSVVGTLVEIEPALYETVMREIDELEQFRPDGNSWYLRVARYVNVGEQQILAWMYYASERVTQHLTNDHQITHGDWVRWNQEQANI
- a CDS encoding cyclase family protein encodes the protein MAQFIDLSHIIEAGMITYKGIPAPIICDFLSREASRNNYAEGTEFHIGKIELVANTGTYLDSPFHRFADGKDLSELTLTQIAELEAVLIRHDLANGRAIEAAAFAGLDLKGKAVLVNTNWSQHWRTDQYFEGHPYLTAAAAEYLVQAQATLVGIDSYNIDNTDTGTRPVHTILLGNNIPIVEHLCQLDQLPISGFHFSAVPVKVKQFGTFPVRAYARID